In Paralichthys olivaceus isolate ysfri-2021 chromosome 13, ASM2471397v2, whole genome shotgun sequence, the following are encoded in one genomic region:
- the trip13 gene encoding pachytene checkpoint protein 2 homolog has protein sequence MEADRMEVGNQKQDIHVEVHVRSDSTAKLSDVRMHVLALLNRHSVFFGNYRWTEFDEDFLRKHVESVSIVDIEEMVTQPLDLKSCSVSVHIFTLNEDGPSTLSLEDDEELSAANHWLLPAAEFHGIWESLVYECGVKTQLLDYVTTTIYFSDKNVNSNLISWNRVVLLHGPPGTGKTSLCKALAQKLSIRLSSRYSYGQFVEINSHSLFSKWFSESGKLVTKMFQKIQQLIDDKDALVFVLIDEVESLTAARNASQAGTEPSDAIRVVNSVLTQLDQIKRHSNVVILTTSNVTEKIDLAFVDRADIKQYIGPPSEKGIYNIYLSCLEELMKCQIIYPRQQLFTMFELETMGFAKSEVSEHSLNLRSIALKSKGLSGRALRKLPFLAHALFVRSPTVTLERFLEAMDQAVDKQKEEKANLVNGF, from the exons ATGGAGGCGGACAGGATGGAGGTGGGCAACCAGAAACAAGACATCCATGTGGAGGTCCATGTTAGATCTGACAG cACAGCTAAACTGTCTGACGTGAGGATGCATGTTCTGGCTCTACTGAATCGCCACAGCGTGTTTTTTGGAAACTACAGATGGACGGAGTTTGATGAAGACTTTCTCAGGAAACATGTGGAGTCTGTGTCTATAGTTGATATCGAGGAGATGGTAACACAG CCACTTGATTTGAaaagctgctctgtctctgtacACATCTTCACTCTGAATGAGGATGGACCCAGCACGCTCAGTcttgaagatgatgaagagctTTCAGCAGCAAATCACTGGCTGTTGCCTGCAG CTGAATTCCATGGGATTTGGGAGAGTCTGGTGTATGAGTGTGGAGTCAAAACCcag CTCCTGGATTATGTCACAACAACAATTTACTTCTCAGACAAAAATGTCAATAGCAACCTGATTTCATGGAACCGCGTTGTCCTGCTCCATG GACCCCCGGGCACAGGGAAAACGTCACTGTGCAAAGCTCTTGCCCAGAAGCTGTCAATCAGGCTGTCAAGTCG GTATTCTTACGGCCAATTCGTTGAGATAAACAGCCACAGCTTGTTCTCAAAGTGGTTCTCAGAG AGCGGCAAGCTGGTCACAAAGATGTTTCAAAAGATCCAACAACTGATCGATGACAAAGACGCTCTTGTGTTTGTCCTGATTGATGAG GTGGAGAGTTTGACAGCAGCAAGGAACGCCTCCCAGGCTGGAACCGAGCCCTCTGACGCCATTCGAGTGGTCAACTCTGTCCTGACTCAGCTGGACCAGATCAAACG ACATTCGAATGTTGTGATCTTGACGACCTCCAACGTGACAGAAAAGATTGACTTGGCATTTGTGGACAGAGCTGACATCAAGCAGTACATCGGACCCCCGTCCGAGAAGGGCATCTACAACATCTACCTCTCCTGCCTCGAGGAGCTGATGAAG TGCCAGATCATCTACCCCCGGCAGCAGCTGTTTACCATGTTTGAGCTGGAGACGATGGGGTTTGCTAAGAGCGAGGTGTCTGAACACAGCCTGAACCTGAGGAGCATCGCTCT AAAAAGCAAAGGTCTGAGCGGAAGAGCACTCAGGAAGTTGCCATTTCTGGCCCATGCACTGTTTGTGAGG TCACCGACAGTGACTCTCGAGAGGTTTCTAGAGGCTATGGACCAAGCGGTGGATaaacaaaaggaggaaaaagcTAATCTGGTCAATGGTTTCTGA